The region GCACCACTCACCGTTTACATACATTTCAATTGTTTTCATTTGATATTCCTCCGCGAAATTACTGTCGTGTTTTATCCCGATAGACGATTTTCGGTACCCTCTTTTAGACTGGGCTAGTCAAAATTAAACACTCCTGCCTCCATCAACATGGAATACACTGCCTGTAACCATTTCAGAGTCATCCGAAAGCAGGAATTTGGCTGACTTTGCAATATCCATCGGGGTTATGAGCTCTCCCATCGGGACACTTTGTTTAAATACCTGTTCCTTCACTTCATCCACATCTGCACCCTCTCCGGCAAATTGTTCCAGCATGGATGTGTCACACGGACCCGGGTGCAAGACATTTACCCTGATTTTGTCTTCAGCCAATTCCAGTGCCAGTGCTTTCGAAAATGATTCAACCGCCCCTTTTGATGCAACATACGATTGTAACCCCGGCCTTGGCCTGGTGGTCGAAACAGAACCGATATTTACAATGGTTCCTTTGCCGTTTCTTTTCAGGTACGGTGTTGCTTCCCGGCACGTCAAAAAGGTCATGGTCATATTGATATCCATAATACTTTTCCATTTTTCCAAGGTTACTTCTTCAATAGGGGTAGCACGTTGGGCAATGCCGGCCGCATTGACGATTCCATCAATTTCACCAAAGTCAGCCGCGATTTCCGAAAAGACATCGCGCACTTTCTTTTCATCCAATAAATCGCCTTGGATCACCTTAAATCTGTTATTTTCCTTAAAATCAGCTAAATTCTCCACATGCAGATCACAGCCGGCTACATTTGCCTGTGCTCCCAATAGTTCGCTAACAATCGCTTTTCCCATGCCCCCGGCTGCTCCTGCAACAACAAAGGTTTTATTTTCCAACGTCATCTTTCTTTCGCACCCCCATCAGTTATAAAGTTTTCTGATTATCGCGTCCCCCGCCTGATTGGTTGTTGCTTCTCCACCCAGATCAGGTGTAAGATTTTCAGCGTCATCCAGTAATGATTGAATGGCTGTGAGCACCTTATCGTGTAGGTCTTTCCTTCCCAAATGCTCCAGCATCAGTGCCAGCGACCATATCTGTGCAATTGGATTGGCAATTCCCTTTCCTGCTATATCCGGTGATGAGCCATGGACAGGTTCAAACATCGATGGGAAGTTTTTTTCCGGATTAATGTTGGCTGACGGTGTAATTCCCAATCCGCCCACAATCGCAGAGCCCAAGTCTGATAAAATATCGCCAAATAAATTGGAGGCGACAACAACCTGAAAATCGTGCGGGCGCTGTACGAAATATGCTGCCAACGCATCAATGTAATTTTTTTCATAGCGAATATCATAATGGTTTTCCGCTACTTCTTCTACTACTTTATCCCAGAAAGTCATGACGTGGGTAATCGCATTTGATTTGGTCGCATTCGTTACTTTGTTATACCCGTGTTCACGTGCATACCGGAACGCAAATTCAGCAATCTGGTTTACTCCCTGCCTAGTCATAACCGTATTTTGAATGGCAAGTTCCCGCTGTTCATGATGAAACATGGACCCGCCGGCATCGGAATATTCCCCTTCAAGGTTTTCACGAACAATCGTAAAATCGATGTCCTCACCAGTACGTACTAAACTATTGATTCCCTTTAACAGTTTAATAGGACGCAGGTTAACGTACTGCTGAAAATTTTTCCGGATTGGCATAATTAATTCCCAAACAGAAATATGATCCGGCACCCGTTTATCACCAATCGCACCAAACAAAATCGCATCATACCCTTTCAGTCTGTCCAGCCCATCGCGCGGCATCATCCGGTTATGCTGCAAATAATACTCCGAGTTCCAATCAAAAACATCATAGTGAATATGAAGGCTCTCATAATGGTTGATTGCCTCCAGCACCTTAATCGCCTCATCCATAACTTCCTTGCCTATCCCGTCGCCGGGAATAACCGCTATGTTATGATTCATTTCCATTACCGTCCTGATTCAAAAATTTCAGTGCGGCACTGCGGTAAAGCTGCGTAGTGGTGCCCAGTTCCTCAATCTCGACATATTCATTAATCTGATGCGGAATGTCCCTATCTCCTGCACCTGTTGTAACAATCGGAACCCCGTGCACATGCAAAAACGTGCCATCTGTTGCACCGGGAACACCATTGTACGCCGGCTGTTTGTCCAAGACCTCTCCGGCAGCATCATACACAGCCTTTACTACAGGATCATCTTGTGCTGTTTCCGTTGCCGGCCTGTCTTCAATCACGTCATATTCAACCTGAAAATCAGCATCTTCCCTTTTCAATTCGGCAAATATATCCTCGATTTTACGGATCAGATCCTGATGATCCTGATTTGGTACTGTACGGATATCTAATGTGGTCATACACTTTTCCGGAATGACATTGATTTGGGCATCCCCGCTTACAGGTGACCGTAAAATGGTCGGTGTAATGCTCGGCCACTTTAAATAAGGGTGCTCACCATGGATTTCCTGCTCACTCTTTTCCAGTTTTTCCAGAGCGGTGATGATTTTTGCCATCCGCCAATTGGGATTAATCCCGCTCCAGGAAATCGCACCATGAGCCATTTTTCCCTTAACTGTTATTTTGATCCGCAAGGCCCCTCTTTGCGCCACACAAACTTGGTTTTCTTCTGGTTCACAAATGATTGCCCCGTCAACATCATCCGCCCAGCCGCGTTCGATAAAGTGTTTAATACCAAGCATCAGACTTTCTTCATCCACTGGGATGCACAGAATTATTTTCCCGGTAAACGATTCCCTGTCCTCCAAAATAGATTGGACAGCAGTAATCATGCAGGACAAGTTTCCCTTTGTATCATTTGTCCCCCTGCCATACATTTTTCCATCGATAATGTCAGCGCCAAAAGGATCATGTTTCCAACTGGCCGGATCACCTTCCGTCACAACATCTGTATGTCCTTCAAACAAAAGAGTTTTTCCAGGTTTTCCCGAATCAACCACTCCGATTACGTTCGGCCTTCCAGGTGCAACTTCCTCCACATGCACCTCGATTCCATCAATGTTCCGCAAATGATCCGCCACAAAGTTAGCCGCTTTTTCCTCGTTGCCGCCCGGTTCATCCGGCCGGTAAACGCTGGGGATTCGCACCAGCTGCTGGGTCAGTGTTACTACCCTTTCATAATCCCGTTTCACACGATCAATTTTGGTAGTACGCATATAAATATCACCACTCCTTATGCTTGTTTTTTAATGTTTGCTTCCGGAAACTCATATGCTTGCTGTTTAAACAAATAGCTGAATAACACAAATACAATCAGGGATAAGAAAACGGGCACCGTTACAGTATGAACGTCAAGCAAATTCCCATAGGCCTCATTGTAGAAGTGAATCGCAACATAGGAACCAATCCCGGTAAACATGGACGCAATCGCCCCGTATTTATTAGCAAATTTCCAATATAAACCTAAAACCAATGGCCAGATAAAGGATGCTTCTAGTCCACCAAATGCAAATAGGTTCAGAAAAATGAGCAATTCCGGCGGATTAATGGCCAAAAGAAAGGCAACAATTCCGATTACAGCGGTAACTCCCATACTGACGCGTTTCACATGTTGATTGGACGCATTCGGTTTAATATAGTTAATATAAACATCTTTTACTACAGACGAACTGACAAGCAAAAGTAATGAATCCACCGTTGACATCATGGCTGCCAGTGGTGCTGCCAAAACAATCCCTGCAGCCCAGGCCGGCAATACATCCAGTGCAATGAATGGAATAACCTTATCCGCCACCTCAATCCCGGGCAGAATCGGTCGTGCAAAAATACCAATTAGATGCATATTAAGCATAATAAAACCGACAACGATTGTTCCGATAATTAAGGCCCTGTGCATCGACTTCGAATTTTTATACGACATCGCCCTGACCGATACTTGCGGCAGTCCGATAACCCCAACCCCGACCAGAATCCAGAAGGACGAGATATAAAAAGATGAAAGTTGTTGATTTTGCCCAAATGGGGTAACCAAATTCGGGTTTTCCGCTATCAAATCCGCAAATATATTCGAAACGCCGCCACCTGCAATAATGACGGCAATCAGAAGCACCAACGTTCCGATGAACATCACAATCCCCTGAATGGTATCCGTGACAGCAACCGCCCGGAATCCGCCAATAATGACGTAGATTAAAACCGATATGGTGAAAACAAATAAAGCAGATGTATACGATATACCTGTTAAGGACTGAATGAGATATGCTCCCCCGACCCACTGGGCCGCCATGGCAGAAAACAGGAACACGATGATACTGATGGCAGCTAATAAAACGACGGTTACACTTTGATACCGT is a window of Virgibacillus ihumii DNA encoding:
- a CDS encoding tartrate dehydrogenase; its protein translation is MNHNIAVIPGDGIGKEVMDEAIKVLEAINHYESLHIHYDVFDWNSEYYLQHNRMMPRDGLDRLKGYDAILFGAIGDKRVPDHISVWELIMPIRKNFQQYVNLRPIKLLKGINSLVRTGEDIDFTIVRENLEGEYSDAGGSMFHHEQRELAIQNTVMTRQGVNQIAEFAFRYAREHGYNKVTNATKSNAITHVMTFWDKVVEEVAENHYDIRYEKNYIDALAAYFVQRPHDFQVVVASNLFGDILSDLGSAIVGGLGITPSANINPEKNFPSMFEPVHGSSPDIAGKGIANPIAQIWSLALMLEHLGRKDLHDKVLTAIQSLLDDAENLTPDLGGEATTNQAGDAIIRKLYN
- the panF gene encoding sodium/pantothenate symporter; the encoded protein is MNWGVIIPLLIFLVIIFLVGIWSNRKMAKGDTFLSDYFLGSRELGGLVLAMTMVATYGSASSFLGGPGAAYSIGLGWVLLAMTQVATGYFVLLILGKKFAIVARRYNAVTLIDFLKERYQSVTVVLLAAISIIVFLFSAMAAQWVGGAYLIQSLTGISYTSALFVFTISVLIYVIIGGFRAVAVTDTIQGIVMFIGTLVLLIAVIIAGGGVSNIFADLIAENPNLVTPFGQNQQLSSFYISSFWILVGVGVIGLPQVSVRAMSYKNSKSMHRALIIGTIVVGFIMLNMHLIGIFARPILPGIEVADKVIPFIALDVLPAWAAGIVLAAPLAAMMSTVDSLLLLVSSSVVKDVYINYIKPNASNQHVKRVSMGVTAVIGIVAFLLAINPPELLIFLNLFAFGGLEASFIWPLVLGLYWKFANKYGAIASMFTGIGSYVAIHFYNEAYGNLLDVHTVTVPVFLSLIVFVLFSYLFKQQAYEFPEANIKKQA
- a CDS encoding M20 family metallopeptidase; this encodes MRTTKIDRVKRDYERVVTLTQQLVRIPSVYRPDEPGGNEEKAANFVADHLRNIDGIEVHVEEVAPGRPNVIGVVDSGKPGKTLLFEGHTDVVTEGDPASWKHDPFGADIIDGKMYGRGTNDTKGNLSCMITAVQSILEDRESFTGKIILCIPVDEESLMLGIKHFIERGWADDVDGAIICEPEENQVCVAQRGALRIKITVKGKMAHGAISWSGINPNWRMAKIITALEKLEKSEQEIHGEHPYLKWPSITPTILRSPVSGDAQINVIPEKCMTTLDIRTVPNQDHQDLIRKIEDIFAELKREDADFQVEYDVIEDRPATETAQDDPVVKAVYDAAGEVLDKQPAYNGVPGATDGTFLHVHGVPIVTTGAGDRDIPHQINEYVEIEELGTTTQLYRSAALKFLNQDGNGNES
- a CDS encoding SDR family NAD(P)-dependent oxidoreductase codes for the protein MTLENKTFVVAGAAGGMGKAIVSELLGAQANVAGCDLHVENLADFKENNRFKVIQGDLLDEKKVRDVFSEIAADFGEIDGIVNAAGIAQRATPIEEVTLEKWKSIMDINMTMTFLTCREATPYLKRNGKGTIVNIGSVSTTRPRPGLQSYVASKGAVESFSKALALELAEDKIRVNVLHPGPCDTSMLEQFAGEGADVDEVKEQVFKQSVPMGELITPMDIAKSAKFLLSDDSEMVTGSVFHVDGGRSV